A region of bacterium DNA encodes the following proteins:
- a CDS encoding DUF2586 family protein has protein sequence MADRIIKNVYTEYKSGPVVPAVIPTNIEFCAGTAKRGLLEHVYQVSDKATAKELFGSGELLKALEEKIDASQGSAFLYVLRIAGASAAAATANLMDATSGTAIPAIVLTAKEKGTWFNSDRVNVDVIADSNDRTIVITIGEQIYRFTGTTNAALVESINGNSNFPVKAVVATGSPTVVKAQTSVHLAGGDDGDTLANSDYTNAITLSETYTDAAWVHFIGATTVALWTSILTSCANMIASNRGERFAILDFPTITAVDKLQPTAAEIVTYLASCKTLYDAVRDCNAVFCVGEGKFIASDGTVYTNRLTNTLTGLLAKIDIQKSLLGEKPVNLINLTTHFTNAQQTSLVTDGINYLRFQPGFGTIVALSQNRCPVGDTYNRVEKLRAVYTAGKKCRAAAFPHLGRPNDSQGHGIKLLETDMKKPLQIMQDAGQIDSYDLFIECTPEMRDLGEARVVLTVNSMKAFEIILNEIYLQ, from the coding sequence ATAAGGCGACCGCGAAAGAACTCTTCGGTAGTGGCGAATTGCTGAAAGCGCTGGAAGAGAAAATCGATGCTTCGCAAGGATCGGCATTCCTGTATGTACTTCGTATTGCGGGTGCCTCGGCTGCCGCCGCAACTGCCAATCTGATGGATGCAACCTCCGGCACTGCCATTCCCGCAATTGTCCTTACGGCGAAGGAAAAGGGGACTTGGTTTAATAGTGACCGAGTGAACGTCGATGTGATCGCCGATTCTAATGACCGAACCATCGTGATTACTATCGGTGAACAGATATATCGCTTCACTGGCACGACCAATGCTGCCCTGGTAGAATCGATCAACGGCAACAGTAACTTCCCAGTTAAGGCTGTAGTTGCTACCGGTTCCCCCACAGTAGTGAAGGCGCAGACAAGTGTACACCTAGCTGGTGGGGACGACGGTGATACGCTCGCCAACAGTGATTACACCAATGCGATCACGCTATCCGAAACATACACCGATGCAGCTTGGGTACATTTTATCGGCGCAACTACGGTAGCGCTCTGGACTTCGATTCTTACATCCTGCGCCAACATGATCGCCAGTAATCGCGGCGAACGATTCGCCATTCTCGATTTTCCGACAATTACGGCGGTTGACAAGTTGCAACCGACTGCTGCCGAAATTGTCACTTATCTCGCTTCTTGCAAGACCTTGTACGATGCCGTTCGTGACTGCAATGCGGTGTTCTGTGTTGGTGAGGGAAAGTTCATTGCCTCAGATGGGACGGTGTACACCAACCGCCTCACCAATACCCTGACCGGACTACTCGCCAAGATCGACATCCAGAAGTCGTTGCTCGGTGAAAAACCAGTTAACCTGATCAATCTCACCACCCATTTCACCAATGCGCAGCAGACTTCGCTGGTGACCGATGGTATTAATTATCTCCGGTTTCAACCGGGATTCGGAACCATTGTCGCGTTGTCGCAGAACCGGTGTCCGGTCGGTGACACCTACAATCGGGTTGAGAAGCTACGTGCCGTGTACACTGCCGGGAAAAAATGCCGGGCAGCAGCCTTCCCGCATCTCGGTCGACCCAATGATTCGCAGGGACATGGTATCAAACTGCTTGAAACCGACATGAAGAAACCACTCCAGATCATGCAAGATGCCGGTCAGATCGACAGTTACGATCTCTTTATCGAATGCACTCCTGAGATGCGCGATCTCGGTGAAGCCCGGGTTGTCCTTACGGTGAATTCGATGAAGGCGTTCGAGATCATCCTGAACGAAATCTATCTGCAGTAG